One Pseudomonas sp. HOU2 genomic window carries:
- a CDS encoding ShlB/FhaC/HecB family hemolysin secretion/activation protein produces MPYSLRVVFRLRSTLCPLLSAFVLSVCASSIQAADPVAPGQEVLRQQQQQQRDLQQLQMEQRKRQLERGAFGPTPAAPALPQTVTPDERCWPLSGTRIGGVTLIDSDKLNARIKPLLAPCMGVGQINHLLATITAIYVEQGYIASRPYLLSAPAAGQSLDIMIDEGYIESIELADQSLPVSLGGAFPHMLGQPLNLRDLEQGLDQLNRLRSIDLTADIAPGSLPGASRIILRSRTSGQSRWALGLGMDNLGSASTGRDRNTVSLSFDSPLQLNDLLSLSASDTLNQGDRYSRNASLYYAIPYGYWTYSAFASHAEYRAPFKLPSATLYSTGITDQLSLRADRVLWRDQSRQLSANLQLAHKDVDSYLENVRLGIQSPTLTVAEAGLNLFWLDRAVWNLDFTYSQGLRWLGADDDANHAVNNLPKAQFRKYRAGLSQWRNGQFGTQAWQWQSQLNLQYSLDPLPAIEQLLGTDDSAVRGYRVSSASGASGAIWRNTLRLPLRTDWPLQITPRVGLDNGWLKADHGAQGQRLSGASVGLNLGWKNLQVDVDYQRALNTPSGLQHEPETWLMRVGLQI; encoded by the coding sequence GTGCCGTATTCGCTTCGCGTTGTTTTTCGTCTTCGTTCCACGCTTTGCCCGCTGTTGTCGGCCTTTGTGTTGAGTGTGTGCGCGTCCTCGATTCAAGCGGCTGACCCCGTTGCGCCGGGCCAGGAAGTGCTGCGCCAACAGCAACAGCAACAGCGCGATCTGCAACAACTGCAGATGGAACAACGCAAGCGCCAACTGGAGCGCGGTGCGTTCGGTCCGACGCCTGCCGCTCCGGCCCTCCCGCAAACCGTCACCCCCGATGAACGCTGCTGGCCGTTAAGCGGCACGCGTATCGGCGGCGTCACGCTGATCGACAGCGACAAACTCAACGCCCGGATCAAACCGCTGCTGGCGCCGTGCATGGGTGTCGGCCAGATCAATCATCTGCTGGCGACCATCACCGCGATCTACGTCGAGCAAGGCTACATCGCCAGCCGCCCGTACCTGTTGAGCGCGCCGGCAGCGGGGCAGTCGCTGGACATCATGATCGACGAGGGCTACATCGAGTCCATCGAACTGGCCGATCAGAGCCTGCCGGTGTCGCTCGGTGGCGCGTTCCCGCATATGCTCGGCCAGCCGCTGAACCTGCGCGATCTGGAGCAGGGCCTGGATCAGTTGAACCGCTTGCGTTCGATTGACCTGACCGCCGACATCGCCCCCGGCAGCCTGCCCGGCGCCTCGCGAATCATCCTGCGCTCGCGCACCTCCGGGCAGTCGCGCTGGGCGTTGGGCCTGGGCATGGACAACCTCGGCAGCGCCAGCACCGGACGCGATCGCAATACCGTCAGCCTGAGCTTCGACAGCCCGTTGCAGCTCAACGATCTGTTGAGCCTCAGCGCCAGCGACACGTTGAATCAGGGCGACCGCTACAGTCGCAACGCCAGCCTGTATTACGCGATTCCCTACGGCTACTGGACCTACAGCGCGTTCGCCAGCCATGCCGAATATCGCGCGCCGTTCAAACTGCCCAGTGCGACCTTGTACAGCACCGGCATCACCGATCAACTGAGTCTGCGCGCCGACCGCGTGTTGTGGCGCGACCAGAGCCGCCAGCTCAGCGCCAACCTGCAACTGGCACACAAGGACGTCGACAGCTATCTGGAGAATGTCCGCCTGGGCATTCAAAGCCCGACCCTGACCGTGGCCGAAGCCGGACTCAATCTGTTCTGGCTCGACCGTGCGGTGTGGAACCTTGACTTCACCTATTCGCAAGGCCTGCGCTGGCTAGGCGCCGATGACGACGCCAATCATGCGGTCAACAATTTGCCCAAAGCGCAGTTTCGCAAGTACCGCGCCGGCCTCAGTCAATGGCGCAACGGCCAGTTCGGCACGCAAGCGTGGCAGTGGCAAAGCCAGCTCAATCTGCAATACAGCCTCGACCCGTTACCGGCCATCGAACAGTTGCTCGGCACCGACGATTCGGCGGTGCGCGGTTATCGGGTGAGCAGTGCATCCGGTGCCAGCGGCGCGATCTGGCGCAACACGCTACGTCTGCCGCTGCGTACCGACTGGCCGCTGCAGATCACCCCGCGCGTGGGCCTGGACAATGGCTGGCTCAAGGCCGATCACGGTGCTCAGGGCCAACGCCTGAGCGGTGCCAGCGTCGGGCTGAATCTGGGCTGGAAGAATCTGCAAGTGGACGTCGATTACCAGCGCGCCCTCAACACCCCCAGTGGTTTGCAGCACGAGCCAGAGACCTGGCTGATGCGCGTGGGGTTGCAGATATGA
- a CDS encoding carboxymuconolactone decarboxylase family protein — protein MKARTDFYTASPDALKAMIALETAVSKLPLEKTLVELVKLRASQINGCAFCIDMHTADAIKGGETPRRLFAVTAWREAPFFTERERAALLWTESLTQLSLTHAPDEDYDIVAAQFTPKEMVDLSVAISTINSWNRLAVGFRKTPQL, from the coding sequence ATGAAAGCTCGTACCGATTTCTACACCGCTTCTCCAGACGCCCTGAAAGCGATGATCGCCCTGGAGACCGCGGTCTCGAAACTGCCGCTGGAAAAGACTCTGGTGGAACTGGTCAAGCTGCGCGCTTCGCAAATCAACGGCTGCGCGTTCTGCATCGACATGCACACCGCTGATGCAATCAAGGGCGGCGAAACTCCGCGCCGGCTGTTCGCCGTCACCGCGTGGCGTGAAGCGCCATTCTTCACCGAGCGTGAACGTGCGGCGCTGCTGTGGACCGAATCGCTGACCCAACTGAGCCTGACTCACGCCCCGGACGAAGACTACGACATCGTCGCGGCGCAATTCACGCCCAAGGAGATGGTCGACCTGAGCGTGGCGATCAGCACCATCAACAGCTGGAACCGTCTGGCGGTGGGCTTCCGCAAAACCCCACAGCTCTAA
- a CDS encoding helix-turn-helix transcriptional regulator has protein sequence MAWLDAHASFDPDHFSAPVIGIASTLGDHDSGLHSHQRGQLLYTRQGCTRITLAQQLCLLPPSRAAWIPGGVSHRAVMQHSVDYRSIWLVPELCHNLPQQVCVIEVSPLLRAVLEPMAQADFDSDWQHGRLFHLLGLCLSEIREAAQQPMLLPLPRDKRLAPLLSTPEQLPPELQTLEQQIGASSRTIGRIFQRDTGMSYQQWRQQWRLMRAMELLATGRSLSYCGYALGFASDSAFIAFFKSMSGTTPGQWLK, from the coding sequence ATGGCCTGGCTCGACGCCCACGCATCCTTCGACCCTGATCACTTCAGCGCGCCGGTCATCGGCATCGCCTCCACCCTCGGCGATCACGACTCCGGCCTGCACAGCCATCAGCGCGGGCAATTGCTCTACACCCGGCAAGGCTGCACACGCATCACCCTCGCGCAGCAGTTGTGCCTGCTGCCGCCGTCGCGGGCGGCGTGGATTCCCGGCGGTGTCAGCCATCGCGCGGTGATGCAGCACAGCGTCGATTACCGCTCGATCTGGCTCGTGCCCGAGCTGTGCCACAACCTGCCGCAGCAGGTGTGCGTGATTGAAGTCAGCCCCTTGTTGCGCGCGGTGCTGGAGCCGATGGCGCAGGCTGATTTCGACAGCGACTGGCAGCACGGCAGACTGTTTCATCTGCTGGGCCTGTGCCTGAGCGAAATTCGGGAGGCCGCTCAGCAACCGATGCTGCTGCCCCTGCCCCGGGACAAACGCCTGGCCCCGTTGCTGTCGACACCCGAGCAACTGCCGCCGGAACTGCAGACGCTGGAGCAGCAGATTGGCGCCAGCAGCCGCACCATCGGGCGGATCTTCCAGCGTGATACCGGCATGAGCTATCAACAATGGCGCCAGCAGTGGCGGCTGATGCGCGCCATGGAATTGCTCGCCACCGGGCGCAGCCTCAGTTACTGCGGCTACGCACTGGGCTTCGCCAGCGACAGTGCGTTCATCGCTTTCTTCAAATCCATGAGCGGCACCACGCCCGGCCAGTGGCTCAAATAA
- a CDS encoding MFS transporter → MNNRHLLLLAIALLMFPQIAQTLYSPALGDIGRAFGVGPQEAAQTLSVYFLAFAFGVVTWGRVCDRIGRRPSMLAGLALYMLACVIGLSARSFNTLLMAQALAAFGAAVGSVVTQTLLRDRFQGAELAQVFSLVGMALAASPAIGLFSGAGLVEGFGYRGVLAALLLIALALWSWSWCALPETRTTAPASAGLLETLARMLGDLDIWRSALWIALFNVALFSYYSLGPFLFERLGLSGSEFGYSGVILALGSGFGAWLNQRLLRRGCHALQLIRLAAVIGLLGGLGVWLMQDSGAFVLAMLLVVLAFGMAIPNILGSALANYSDRLGTAGALLGLIYYLLIGAGLMLAGWTQALGETLIACNGVALLLTIKADKSIV, encoded by the coding sequence ATGAACAACCGACATTTATTGTTGCTGGCGATTGCCCTGCTGATGTTTCCGCAGATCGCCCAGACCCTCTACAGCCCGGCGCTCGGCGACATCGGCCGAGCGTTCGGCGTCGGGCCGCAGGAGGCTGCGCAGACGTTGTCGGTGTATTTCCTGGCGTTCGCCTTTGGCGTGGTGACGTGGGGGCGAGTGTGCGACCGCATCGGCCGGCGCCCTTCGATGCTTGCCGGTCTGGCGCTCTACATGCTGGCCTGCGTCATCGGCTTGAGTGCGCGTAGTTTCAACACATTGTTGATGGCCCAGGCGTTGGCGGCATTTGGCGCGGCGGTCGGCTCGGTGGTCACCCAGACGCTGTTGCGCGACCGCTTTCAAGGCGCGGAACTGGCGCAGGTGTTTTCCCTGGTGGGCATGGCGCTGGCAGCCAGCCCGGCAATTGGTTTGTTCAGCGGCGCAGGGTTGGTGGAGGGGTTTGGTTATCGCGGGGTGCTCGCGGCATTGCTGCTGATCGCTTTGGCGCTATGGTCATGGAGTTGGTGCGCTTTACCCGAAACCCGCACGACCGCACCGGCCTCGGCGGGGCTGCTGGAAACCCTCGCGCGCATGCTCGGTGATCTCGACATCTGGCGTTCGGCACTGTGGATCGCCCTGTTCAACGTGGCGCTGTTCAGCTATTACAGCCTTGGTCCGTTCCTGTTCGAACGACTTGGCTTGAGTGGCTCGGAGTTCGGCTACAGCGGCGTAATTCTGGCGTTGGGCTCAGGGTTTGGAGCATGGCTCAACCAGCGCTTGCTGCGCCGCGGTTGTCACGCGCTGCAACTGATTCGCCTCGCCGCAGTCATCGGCTTGCTCGGTGGGCTGGGTGTGTGGCTGATGCAGGACAGTGGCGCGTTTGTGCTGGCGATGTTGCTGGTGGTACTGGCCTTCGGCATGGCGATTCCGAATATTCTTGGTTCGGCATTGGCCAATTACAGCGACCGATTGGGCACCGCCGGGGCACTCTTGGGGCTGATTTATTACCTGCTGATCGGCGCGGGGCTGATGCTTGCCGGTTGGACCCAGGCCCTCGGGGAAACCCTGATAGCGTGCAACGGCGTGGCTTTGCTGCTGACAATCAAGGCTGATAAATCAATTGTTTAA
- a CDS encoding DHA2 family efflux MFS transporter permease subunit has translation MSTALTAAAQPFNAADMATATKVFAFATMCIGMFIALLDIQIVSASLRDIGGGLSAGTDETAWVQTSYLIAEIIVIPLSGWLSRVFSTRWLFCASAVGFTLASLLCGVAWNIQSMIAFRALQGFLGGSMIPLVFTTAFFFFSGKQRVIAAATIGAVASLAPTLGPVIGGWITDISSWHWLFYINLLPGIFVTVAVPMLVKIDQPELALLKGADYLSMVFLALFLGCLEYTLEEGPRWNWFSDQTILTTAWISGLAGLAFIGRTLHVANPIVDLRALKDRNFALGCFFSFVTGIGLFATIYLTPLFLGRVRGYSALDIGLAVFSTGVFQIMAIPLYAVLANRMDLRWIMMIGLGLFAVSMWEFSPITHDWGAGQLLLPQALRGIAQQLAVPPAVTLTLGGLAPARLKHASGLFNLMRNLGGAIGIAACATILNDRTNLHFTRLAEHLNSSNEALNQWLAQVGGNLATLGQSGDVGVTAGLRQLWLLTYREAQTQTYGDTFLMIMLCFIIATAMVPLMRKVQPPTAPSADAH, from the coding sequence ATGAGCACCGCCCTCACCGCCGCGGCGCAACCGTTCAACGCCGCCGACATGGCCACCGCGACCAAGGTCTTCGCCTTCGCCACCATGTGCATCGGCATGTTCATTGCGCTGCTGGACATCCAGATCGTCTCGGCCTCGCTGCGCGATATCGGCGGCGGACTCTCGGCCGGCACCGACGAAACCGCGTGGGTGCAGACCAGTTACCTGATCGCCGAAATCATCGTGATTCCGCTGTCCGGCTGGCTGTCGCGGGTGTTCTCCACGCGCTGGCTGTTCTGCGCCTCGGCGGTCGGTTTCACCCTGGCCAGTCTGCTCTGCGGCGTGGCCTGGAACATCCAGAGCATGATCGCCTTTCGTGCGCTGCAAGGCTTTCTCGGCGGCTCGATGATTCCGCTGGTGTTCACCACCGCGTTCTTTTTCTTCAGCGGCAAACAGCGGGTGATCGCCGCCGCGACCATCGGTGCCGTGGCGTCGCTGGCGCCGACATTGGGGCCGGTGATCGGCGGCTGGATCACCGACATTTCCTCGTGGCACTGGCTGTTCTACATCAACCTGCTGCCGGGGATTTTCGTCACGGTGGCGGTGCCGATGCTGGTGAAGATCGACCAGCCGGAACTGGCGCTGCTCAAGGGCGCGGACTACCTGAGCATGGTGTTTCTCGCGCTGTTTCTCGGCTGCCTGGAATACACCCTCGAAGAAGGCCCGCGCTGGAACTGGTTCAGCGATCAAACGATTCTGACCACGGCATGGATCAGCGGTCTGGCGGGGCTGGCCTTTATCGGGCGCACCTTGCACGTGGCCAACCCGATCGTCGATCTGCGCGCGCTCAAGGATCGCAACTTTGCCCTGGGCTGTTTCTTTTCCTTTGTCACCGGGATCGGCCTGTTCGCAACGATTTACCTGACCCCGCTGTTTCTCGGACGGGTGCGTGGCTACAGCGCGCTGGACATTGGTCTGGCGGTTTTTTCCACCGGGGTGTTCCAGATCATGGCGATTCCGCTGTATGCCGTTCTCGCCAATCGCATGGATCTGCGCTGGATCATGATGATCGGGCTGGGCCTGTTTGCCGTGTCGATGTGGGAATTCAGTCCGATCACTCACGACTGGGGCGCCGGTCAGTTGCTGCTGCCGCAAGCGCTGCGCGGGATCGCCCAGCAACTGGCGGTGCCACCGGCGGTGACACTGACGTTGGGAGGCTTGGCACCGGCACGCTTGAAGCACGCTTCGGGGCTGTTCAACCTGATGCGCAATCTGGGCGGAGCTATCGGGATTGCCGCGTGCGCGACCATCCTCAATGACCGCACCAACCTGCACTTCACCCGCCTGGCCGAGCATTTGAACAGCAGCAACGAGGCGCTGAATCAGTGGTTGGCGCAGGTCGGTGGCAACCTGGCGACGCTGGGTCAGAGCGGTGACGTCGGCGTCACCGCCGGCCTGCGTCAGCTGTGGCTGCTGACTTACCGCGAGGCACAGACCCAGACCTACGGCGATACCTTCTTGATGATCATGCTGTGCTTCATCATCGCCACGGCGATGGTGCCCTTGATGCGCAAGGTACAACCACCGACGGCGCCGAGTGCGGATGCACATTGA
- a CDS encoding HlyD family secretion protein translates to MTSMPTLEPDLSAALPTAKPPLRKRLLLPGVGLIALLVAGVYATHWWGTGRFLEETDDAYIGGDVTVIGPKVAGYIEEVLVSDNQSVKAGDVLIRLDARDYRANLAKAEGAVAAEEALLSNLDATEQLQQAVIGQARAGIDAAGAETARSRDDNARYKRLVSTNAVSVESAQRADATFKTAQALSARAQAELLAAQRQLAVIDTQKQQARAALQQARAERDLAQLNLGYTELRAPVDGVIGNRRARVGAYAQAGSQQLSVVPASGLWVDANFKEDQLARMQPGQRVSIRADVLSGQEFHGRLDSLAPATGSQFSVLPPENATGNFTKIVQRVPVRILLDPADGVLGHLRPGLSVTAEVDTRAPTQTSAVAVAP, encoded by the coding sequence ATGACCAGCATGCCCACCCTTGAGCCCGACCTGTCTGCTGCGCTCCCCACCGCCAAACCGCCGCTGCGCAAACGCCTGTTGCTGCCCGGCGTGGGCCTGATTGCTCTGCTGGTTGCCGGGGTCTATGCCACGCACTGGTGGGGTACCGGGCGTTTTCTCGAAGAGACCGACGATGCCTACATCGGTGGCGACGTCACGGTGATCGGGCCGAAAGTCGCCGGCTATATCGAAGAAGTGCTGGTCAGTGACAACCAATCGGTGAAGGCCGGCGACGTGCTGATCCGCCTCGACGCGCGCGACTATCGCGCCAACCTCGCCAAGGCCGAGGGCGCGGTCGCCGCTGAAGAAGCCCTGCTGTCCAACCTCGACGCCACTGAACAACTGCAGCAAGCGGTGATCGGCCAGGCCCGGGCCGGCATCGATGCTGCCGGTGCTGAAACCGCCCGCTCGCGGGATGACAATGCGCGCTACAAACGCCTGGTGAGCACCAATGCCGTGTCGGTGGAAAGCGCCCAACGCGCCGACGCCACCTTCAAGACCGCCCAGGCCCTGAGTGCCCGTGCCCAGGCGGAATTGCTCGCCGCCCAGCGCCAACTGGCGGTGATCGACACCCAGAAACAACAGGCCCGCGCCGCCCTGCAACAAGCCAGGGCCGAGCGTGATCTGGCCCAATTGAACCTCGGCTACACCGAACTGCGCGCGCCGGTCGACGGGGTGATCGGCAACCGCCGCGCGCGGGTCGGCGCCTATGCCCAGGCGGGTTCGCAGCAGTTGTCGGTGGTACCGGCCAGCGGTCTGTGGGTGGATGCCAATTTCAAGGAAGACCAGCTGGCGCGGATGCAACCCGGGCAACGGGTGAGCATCCGCGCCGACGTGCTCTCCGGCCAGGAATTTCACGGCCGTCTCGACAGCCTCGCCCCCGCCACCGGCTCGCAATTCAGCGTGCTGCCACCGGAGAACGCCACCGGCAACTTCACCAAAATCGTCCAGCGGGTGCCGGTGCGGATTCTGCTCGACCCGGCTGACGGCGTGCTCGGCCATCTGCGGCCGGGGCTGTCGGTCACCGCAGAAGTCGACACCCGCGCGCCAACTCAAACCAGCGCCGTGGCCGTCGCGCCATGA
- a CDS encoding mechanosensitive ion channel domain-containing protein → MLSFLTEHPLFCALILILLDLGLWRLISSRGSEWKLLVRVLIFSLFSVLLFNEGLNPMEPAPWADNVPLHLAATGLQIGWWLFGARTLTVLIGAVMMQRVGHTGRLLQDLLGAVIFLIAIIAALAYVLDLPVKGVLATSGALAIIVGLALQSTLSDVFSGIVLNTTKPYQIDDWISIDGTEGRVIDIDWRATRLQTSQGSMAVIPNSLAAKAKIINFSRPSNMFGVAVSVQVSPHARPNTVIDALERAMQGCRPLLDNPSPSVALKSSGSAGAEYEISGFVSSMDQKRSVRNQLFDLAYRHLQASGVNLLSSVEPIVAGNLSRPRALLDSSPIFSTLRQEEKDTFSQNMTLQTFRAGETILEAGEVSDHLFIIESGVVTVTLTRHGSPFESGRMGPGEVIGEAGILSDSSVPATFAAKTFCALYRIEKTYLKPCLDARHDINEAMKALLDYRLHKAQTLTQDVPVVVAKTGFLHWLRNRV, encoded by the coding sequence ATGTTGTCTTTTTTGACCGAACATCCGTTGTTTTGCGCGTTGATCCTGATCCTCCTCGATCTGGGCTTGTGGCGCCTGATCAGCTCCCGTGGCAGCGAGTGGAAGCTATTGGTGCGGGTGCTGATTTTCAGCCTGTTCAGCGTGCTGTTGTTCAACGAAGGCCTCAATCCGATGGAGCCGGCGCCATGGGCTGACAACGTGCCGTTGCACCTGGCGGCGACCGGCTTGCAGATCGGCTGGTGGCTGTTCGGCGCGCGCACCCTGACCGTGCTGATCGGCGCGGTGATGATGCAGCGCGTCGGGCACACCGGGCGGCTGTTGCAGGATCTGCTTGGTGCGGTAATTTTCCTGATCGCCATTATCGCGGCGCTGGCCTACGTGCTGGATCTGCCGGTCAAAGGTGTGCTGGCGACGTCCGGGGCCCTGGCGATCATCGTCGGTCTGGCGTTGCAGAGCACCCTCAGCGACGTGTTCTCGGGGATCGTGCTCAACACCACCAAGCCCTATCAGATCGATGACTGGATCTCGATCGACGGCACCGAAGGCCGGGTCATCGACATCGACTGGCGCGCCACGCGTCTGCAGACCAGCCAGGGCAGCATGGCGGTGATTCCCAACTCGCTGGCGGCCAAGGCCAAGATCATCAACTTCAGCCGACCGAGCAACATGTTCGGGGTGGCCGTCAGCGTCCAGGTCAGCCCGCACGCGCGCCCAAATACGGTGATCGATGCGCTGGAGCGGGCGATGCAGGGTTGCCGCCCGCTGCTGGACAATCCCTCGCCGAGTGTCGCGCTGAAAAGCTCCGGCAGCGCCGGCGCGGAATATGAAATCAGCGGTTTCGTCTCGTCGATGGATCAGAAGCGCTCGGTGCGTAATCAGCTGTTCGATCTGGCTTATCGGCATCTGCAGGCATCCGGGGTCAATCTGTTGTCGAGTGTCGAACCGATCGTCGCCGGCAACCTCTCGCGGCCACGGGCGCTGCTCGACAGTTCGCCGATTTTCTCCACCCTGCGCCAGGAAGAGAAAGACACCTTCAGCCAGAACATGACCCTGCAAACCTTCCGTGCCGGCGAGACGATTCTCGAGGCCGGGGAGGTCAGTGATCATTTGTTCATCATCGAATCGGGTGTGGTCACCGTGACCTTGACCCGCCATGGCAGCCCGTTCGAATCCGGGCGCATGGGGCCGGGGGAGGTGATCGGCGAGGCCGGCATCCTCTCCGATTCGTCAGTGCCGGCGACCTTCGCGGCGAAAACCTTCTGCGCGCTGTATCGCATCGAGAAGACCTACCTGAAGCCGTGTCTGGATGCCCGCCACGACATCAACGAGGCGATGAAAGCCTTGCTCGATTATCGCCTGCACAAGGCCCAGACCCTGACGCAGGACGTGCCGGTCGTGGTGGCGAAAACCGGGTTCCTGCACTGGTTGCGCAATCGCGTGTGA